A single Stigmatopora argus isolate UIUO_Sarg chromosome 7, RoL_Sarg_1.0, whole genome shotgun sequence DNA region contains:
- the lrrtm1 gene encoding leucine-rich repeat transmembrane neuronal protein 1, with protein MLMDFLLIGLYLKWPVKKPPGLLLCSVAIFLRLFPMVEGICPKLCRCDSKLLYCEGLNLTDIPQNLSSALGLSMRENNLTELREGQLAGLSQLTWLYLDHNSIDIVEEAAFDKLRRVKELDLSSNRIETLPNGTFRPLPNLRILDVSYNRLQALEPDLFHGLRKLTNLHLRYNALKFVPVRIFQDCRSMQFLDLGYNQLQSLARNSFAGLFKLTELHLEHNELVKVNLAHFPRLISLRTLYMHNNRATIVVNTLEWTWHFLDKIDLSANEIEYIEPHVFEGAPNLKVLMLDSNRLTSIDQRILDSWSSLNSITLGGNDWECSRNICALASWLSAFKGQRDNSLLCTSPDTAQGEDVLDAVYAFQLCDEPTLEVTSAGLYTSTRDLVQGGSVFLGPFTPNPYDGEGSEVVTSSFTVTVGHEDLESTMQIHKVVTGTMALIFSFLIIVLMLYVSWKCFPAGIRQMRQCFSSQRRKQKQKQSMQQMATISTPEYYVDYKPNHIEGALVIINEYGSCTCQQQPSRECEV; from the coding sequence ATGCTGATGGATTTCCTTTTAATTGGACTGTATTTAAAGTGGCCAGTGAAGAAGCCCCCCGGGTTATTACTGTGTTCAGTGGCAATTTTTTTAAGACTGTTTCCCATGGTGGAGGGCATTTGTCCAAAACTGTGCCGCTGCGACAGCAAGCTGCTGTACTGCGAAGGTTTGAACCTCACAGACATTCCCCAGAATTTGAGCAGCGCCTTGGGCTTGTCCATGAGAGAGAACAACTTGACTGAACTACGTGAGGGTCAATTGGCCGGGTTGTCACAGCTCACCTGGCTCTACCTTGATCACAACAGCATTGATATTGTGGAGGAAGCTGCCTTTGACAAGCTAAGGCGGGTAAAAGAATTGGACCTGAGCAGCAACCGAATTGAGACTCTGCCAAATGGCACCTTTAGGCCCCTCCCAAACTTACGCATCCTGGATGTCTCGTACAACAGGCTGCAGGCCCTTGAGCCTGACTTGTTTCATGGCCTTCGAAAGCTCACTAATCTGCATTTGCGCTacaatgctctcaaatttgtgCCAGTACGGATTTTTCAAGACTGTCGGAGCATGCAGTTTCTCGACTTGGGATACAACCAGCTGCAAAGTCTGGCACGGAACTCCTTCGCTGGACTCTTCAAGCTGACAGAGTTGCATCTTGAGCACAATGAGCTGGTTAAGGTCAACCTGGCCCATTTCCCTCGACTCATCTCTTTACGCACTCTGTATATGCACAACAATCGAGCAACGATTGTTGTCAATACTCTAGAATGGACATGGCATTTCTTGGATAAGATTGACTTATCAGCCAATGAAATTGAATACATTGAGCCCCATGTTTTTGAGGGTGCACCCAACCTCAAGGTGTTGATGTTAGACTCCAATCGCTTGACTTCTATAGACCAGCGCATCCTGGATTCATGGTCCTCCCTGAACAGCATTACCTTGGGGGGGAATGACTGGGAGTGCAGCCGCAACATTTGTGCCTTGGCCTCTTGGTTGAGTGCCTTTAAAGGACAACGTGACAATTCACTTCTGTGTACAAGCCCAGACACTGCACAAGGTGAGGATGTCTTGGATGCCGTCTATGCTTTTCAGCTGTGCGACGAACCCACGCTGGAAGTTACCTCAGCAGGGCTGTATACCTCTACAAGGGACCTGGTCCAAGGGGGTTCTGTGTTCCTAGGCCCATTTACGCCCAACCCCTATGACGGTGAGGGAAGTGAAGTGGTCACCAGttctttcactgtcacagtggGACACGAGGACCTGGAGAGTACCATGCAGATCCACAAAGTTGTGACTGGCACAATGGCACTAATTTTTTCCTTCCTCATTATTGTTCTCATGTTGTATGTGTCATGGAAATGCTTTCCAGCCGGAATAAGACAGATGAGGCAATGTTTCAGCAGTCAGCGTCGGaaacagaagcagaagcaaagcATGCAGCAGATGGCTACAATCTCTACACCGGAATACTATGTTGACTATAAGCCTAACCATATTGAGGGTGCTCTGGTAATCATAAATGAATATGGTTCTTGTACTTGTCAACAGCAACCTTCTCGGGAATGTGAGGTGTGA